Proteins encoded by one window of Gammaproteobacteria bacterium:
- a CDS encoding ATP-dependent RecD-like DNA helicase: MNTRPNRTEQLHGSVERVTFHSEETGFAVLRVGVRGQRDLVTVVGAVPSISPGESVSAVGSWVNDRTHGLQFKADRLEVAAPGTREGIEKYLGSGMVKGIGPHFARKLVDAWGEAVFDVIEHEPERLLTLDGIGPKRKERITRAWAEQKVVRDIMVFLHAHGVGTARAVRIFKTYGEAAVERVRENPYRLALDIRGIGFRTADTIAERLGIPRDSMIRARAGVRHVLQEMSGQGHCAAHRDALIADSVELLEIPEPVIREAIEAETECDNLVAEIIEGEAALFLAPLYQAEKGVAGHLERLIQGGPAWGGIDVSKAIPWVEARIEIELSPSQRDGVAAALGGKFTVIAGGPGVGKTTVVNAILRIVQAKGAEVLLCAPTGRAAKRLSESTGIEARTIHRLLEFDPRSFGFKRCRENLLDADLLVVDETSMVDVVLMNQLLAAVPDRAAVLLVGDADQLPSVGPGAVLADLIDSKRLATVHLSEIFRQAAASRIVVNAHRINQGRMPEPTPKGVGTSDFYFIPADAPEEIHEKLLHLVTERIPRRFGFDPVEEIQMLTPMNRGGLGARSLNVELQRVLNPGDGPRVERFGWSFAAGDKVIQTVNDYDKEVFNGDIGRVLRVDPETSQVEIGFDGHEVTYDFGELDEVSLAYAITIHKAQGSEYPAVVIPLAIQHYTLLERNLVYTGVTRGKRLVVIVGQSRALAIAVRNRRSRQRLTNLAARLRASDRGGHESIRRRGGLASRGQQ; the protein is encoded by the coding sequence ATGAATACGAGGCCCAACCGGACTGAACAACTTCACGGCAGCGTGGAACGAGTGACGTTTCACAGCGAGGAGACGGGGTTTGCCGTGCTTCGCGTCGGGGTGCGGGGCCAGCGGGACCTGGTGACCGTCGTCGGGGCCGTGCCCAGTATCTCTCCCGGCGAATCCGTGTCCGCCGTGGGCTCGTGGGTCAACGACAGGACCCACGGATTGCAGTTCAAGGCCGACCGGCTGGAGGTCGCCGCCCCCGGGACACGGGAGGGGATCGAAAAGTACCTGGGCTCGGGGATGGTCAAGGGCATCGGGCCGCACTTCGCGCGCAAGCTGGTCGACGCCTGGGGCGAGGCGGTGTTCGACGTGATCGAGCACGAACCCGAACGATTGCTGACCCTCGATGGTATCGGGCCGAAGCGCAAGGAGCGGATCACCCGGGCCTGGGCGGAACAGAAGGTGGTGCGGGACATCATGGTCTTTCTCCATGCACACGGGGTCGGTACCGCGCGGGCGGTCCGCATCTTCAAGACCTACGGCGAGGCGGCCGTCGAGCGCGTGAGGGAAAACCCTTATCGTCTCGCGCTGGATATACGCGGGATCGGTTTTCGCACCGCGGACACCATCGCAGAAAGACTCGGCATTCCGCGAGACTCGATGATCCGCGCCCGGGCCGGGGTGCGTCACGTGCTGCAGGAGATGTCCGGGCAGGGCCACTGTGCGGCGCACCGGGACGCATTGATCGCGGATTCGGTGGAACTGCTCGAGATCCCCGAACCGGTGATCCGCGAGGCGATCGAGGCCGAGACGGAATGCGACAACCTGGTGGCGGAGATCATCGAGGGCGAGGCCGCGTTGTTCCTCGCGCCGCTCTACCAGGCGGAGAAAGGTGTGGCCGGGCACCTGGAGCGGCTGATTCAGGGTGGCCCTGCCTGGGGAGGGATCGACGTCTCCAAGGCGATCCCCTGGGTGGAGGCCAGGATCGAAATCGAGCTGTCCCCGTCCCAGCGCGACGGCGTCGCGGCCGCGCTTGGCGGCAAGTTCACGGTGATCGCCGGGGGGCCGGGTGTCGGCAAGACCACGGTGGTCAACGCCATCCTGAGGATCGTTCAAGCGAAGGGTGCGGAGGTCCTGCTCTGCGCGCCTACCGGACGCGCCGCCAAGCGGTTGTCGGAATCGACGGGGATCGAGGCGCGCACCATTCATCGCTTGCTGGAATTCGATCCCCGGTCCTTTGGATTCAAGCGCTGCAGGGAAAACCTGCTCGATGCGGACCTGCTGGTCGTCGACGAGACGTCCATGGTCGACGTCGTACTGATGAACCAGTTGCTGGCCGCGGTACCGGATCGCGCCGCGGTGCTGCTGGTCGGTGACGCGGACCAGTTGCCCTCGGTCGGTCCCGGGGCCGTACTGGCCGATCTGATCGACTCGAAAAGACTGGCGACCGTGCATCTCAGCGAGATCTTCCGCCAGGCGGCGGCCTCGCGGATCGTCGTCAACGCCCATCGTATCAATCAGGGGCGGATGCCGGAACCGACGCCGAAAGGCGTCGGGACGAGCGATTTCTATTTCATCCCTGCCGACGCGCCGGAGGAGATTCACGAAAAGCTCCTTCATCTGGTGACGGAGCGGATACCGCGCCGGTTCGGGTTTGACCCCGTCGAGGAGATTCAGATGCTGACCCCGATGAATCGAGGCGGGCTCGGGGCGCGCTCGCTGAACGTGGAACTGCAGCGCGTGCTGAACCCCGGCGACGGACCGCGGGTGGAGCGTTTCGGCTGGTCGTTCGCTGCGGGGGACAAGGTGATCCAGACGGTGAACGACTACGACAAGGAGGTGTTCAACGGCGATATCGGCCGCGTCCTGCGCGTCGATCCGGAGACCTCACAGGTCGAGATCGGGTTCGACGGGCACGAGGTGACATATGATTTCGGGGAGTTGGACGAGGTTTCACTCGCCTACGCGATCACGATCCACAAAGCCCAGGGCTCGGAGTATCCGGCCGTGGTCATACCCCTGGCGATCCAGCACTATACTCTTCTCGAGCGAAACCTGGTCTATACCGGTGTGACCCGGGGCAAGCGGCTGGTGGTGATCGTCGGTCAGTCGCGCGCGCTGGCGATCGCCGTTCGCAACCGGCGCTCCAGGCAGCGGCTCACGAACCTCGCTGCGAGACTTCGCGCAAGCGATAGGGGGGGGCACGAATCGATCCGAAGGCGTGGTGGACTCGCGTCCAGAGGACAACAATGA
- a CDS encoding pilin yields MKIIVLSLLLFLTALLVCGETAADPLRGRVPSDALAYVRIPDVPGFLTAPKGSVLQDALSHPDHVAQIEALRLAFAENVLGGGEGVIGALTNLLLSHLDAPLEAIAVAPNADAPGLPVVLIRTELDFDSLAAFRSALNDLANRDPRFQVLAPADDDGFGIVVAGSLPLLFQYYAESGEVYLLASAGIDRGRLERLMRLPPVVETTAMREMENRIDTSGRGLFTWWDVAGLVPLVRGAIDPAHLAGAEKWGMLEVRSAALGWGVEGGKGRLSILIDSPKSGYRGLLPDVSNDLSLSAAGDPGLVVAMPILEQRLVDALLEIANREGRTGAERRYADLKKRFAGLTGVSLDEVFSALGPEAVFFTDQAGGFFGVRVADPRGYRGLVSKLAREPGVVYETRIIGGLEYHHLAVPETLGESNRDQRGGEMPDLPKDRLRTHWFWVEEDGFVLFAQTPQALMDRQGLPRVPLGEWLRRRQHVEGRHALFLFSTEVPNLPRLVYYTYLDLLVVAGDLAGYPIRIFDLPSASQLSLPDVGAYSMVVSLADPMLSLEFVFENNPAEILMAAGPGMIGVIGVLSAFAIPAYRDYAVRANVAAGLAVGTGELKTAVSEFHAANGRLPKGMEELGRDPAGIRGDGYLATVDELAIVRVSFTGGPVDGGSILFVPNVYEGKLNWLCRSRNVDGKYLPAECR; encoded by the coding sequence ATGAAAATAATCGTTCTGTCCCTATTACTGTTTCTAACGGCCCTTCTGGTTTGTGGCGAAACCGCCGCCGACCCTTTGCGTGGGCGGGTCCCGTCGGACGCACTGGCTTATGTGCGGATTCCCGACGTCCCGGGATTCCTGACCGCGCCGAAGGGGAGTGTGCTGCAGGACGCCCTTTCCCACCCGGACCATGTCGCGCAGATCGAGGCGCTACGCCTGGCGTTCGCCGAGAACGTACTCGGTGGCGGGGAAGGGGTTATCGGAGCATTGACGAACCTCTTGCTCAGTCACCTCGACGCGCCCCTGGAGGCCATTGCCGTCGCCCCGAACGCGGATGCGCCAGGGCTTCCCGTCGTGTTGATTCGAACCGAACTCGACTTCGACTCGCTGGCGGCATTTCGGTCCGCCCTGAATGATCTGGCGAACCGGGACCCGCGTTTTCAGGTCCTCGCGCCGGCCGACGACGACGGATTCGGTATCGTCGTGGCCGGTTCCCTGCCCCTGCTTTTTCAGTACTACGCCGAAAGTGGAGAGGTCTATCTCCTGGCCTCGGCGGGCATCGACCGTGGGCGCCTCGAGCGGTTGATGCGACTGCCCCCAGTCGTCGAGACGACCGCGATGCGCGAGATGGAGAACCGCATCGATACCAGCGGCCGTGGACTGTTCACGTGGTGGGACGTCGCCGGGCTTGTGCCCCTGGTGCGCGGCGCGATCGACCCCGCGCACCTCGCCGGCGCGGAAAAGTGGGGGATGCTGGAGGTTCGTTCCGCCGCCCTGGGCTGGGGTGTGGAAGGTGGAAAGGGGCGACTGAGCATTCTGATCGACAGTCCGAAATCGGGTTACCGTGGACTGCTGCCTGACGTCAGCAACGACCTCTCGCTGTCGGCCGCCGGAGACCCCGGCCTGGTCGTCGCCATGCCGATCCTCGAGCAGCGGCTCGTCGACGCCCTGCTGGAGATCGCAAACCGTGAGGGGCGCACGGGCGCCGAGCGCCGCTATGCGGATCTGAAGAAGCGCTTTGCCGGGCTGACGGGGGTGTCGCTGGATGAAGTGTTTTCTGCGCTGGGGCCGGAGGCCGTGTTCTTCACCGACCAGGCAGGCGGGTTTTTCGGTGTCCGTGTCGCCGACCCGCGCGGTTATCGCGGACTCGTCTCGAAGCTGGCGCGGGAACCGGGTGTCGTCTACGAGACCCGGATCATCGGGGGACTGGAGTACCATCATCTGGCCGTGCCGGAGACGCTCGGGGAGAGCAACCGGGACCAACGCGGCGGCGAGATGCCGGACTTGCCGAAAGACCGTCTCAGGACCCACTGGTTCTGGGTCGAGGAGGACGGGTTTGTTCTCTTCGCGCAGACACCCCAGGCGCTGATGGACCGGCAGGGACTGCCCCGCGTACCGCTCGGCGAATGGCTGCGGAGAAGGCAGCACGTGGAGGGGCGTCATGCACTGTTCCTGTTCTCCACCGAGGTCCCGAACCTGCCCCGTCTCGTCTACTACACCTATCTGGACCTCCTGGTGGTGGCCGGCGACCTGGCGGGCTACCCGATCCGGATCTTCGACCTGCCGAGCGCAAGCCAGTTGTCACTCCCCGACGTGGGTGCCTACAGCATGGTCGTGAGCTTGGCGGACCCCATGCTGAGTCTGGAGTTCGTGTTCGAGAACAATCCGGCGGAGATCCTCATGGCCGCGGGGCCCGGGATGATCGGTGTCATCGGCGTGCTCTCCGCCTTTGCGATCCCGGCCTATCGGGACTATGCCGTCAGGGCGAACGTCGCGGCGGGGTTGGCTGTCGGCACCGGCGAGCTGAAGACGGCCGTTTCGGAGTTTCATGCGGCCAATGGCCGGCTGCCGAAGGGCATGGAGGAACTGGGACGGGACCCGGCGGGTATCCGGGGTGACGGCTACCTTGCCACTGTTGACGAACTCGCCATCGTCAGGGTGTCCTTTACCGGCGGTCCGGTGGACGGTGGCAGCATTCTGTTCGTTCCCAATGTCTACGAAGGGAAACTGAATTGGCTGTGCCGATCTCGGAACGTGGACGGAAAGTACTTGCCCGCCGAATGTCGTTAG
- a CDS encoding CYTH domain-containing protein, with protein sequence MPSYFAKHTGHSKEAESWVKSIERKYLVEGDAWRSLADGKRYRQGYLSTVRERTVRVRTVGERGYLTIKGENEGIARAEFEYGIPFDDANELLDGLCERPLIEKDRYKISDGDLTWEVDDFFGDNAGLVLAEVELESEDQSFEKPGWIAREVSDDPRYYNVNLIANPYKNWADNP encoded by the coding sequence ATCCCATCATACTTTGCCAAGCATACCGGGCATTCGAAAGAGGCAGAATCATGGGTAAAGAGTATAGAGCGAAAATATCTGGTGGAAGGCGACGCCTGGCGCTCCCTGGCCGACGGAAAGCGCTACCGGCAGGGATACCTGTCGACCGTCAGGGAGCGTACTGTTCGCGTCCGCACCGTCGGTGAACGGGGTTATCTCACCATCAAAGGCGAAAACGAGGGCATAGCCCGCGCGGAGTTCGAGTACGGGATTCCATTCGACGACGCCAACGAGCTGCTCGACGGCCTGTGCGAGCGCCCTTTGATCGAGAAGGATCGTTACAAGATCAGCGATGGGGATCTCACGTGGGAGGTGGACGACTTCTTCGGCGACAACGCCGGTCTCGTTCTCGCCGAAGTGGAACTGGAAAGCGAGGACCAGTCTTTTGAGAAGCCGGGCTGGATAGCCCGAGAGGTTTCGGACGATCCCCGTTATTACAACGTCAATCTGATCGCCAACCCTTATAAGAATTGGGCCGACAATCCATAA
- a CDS encoding MATE family efflux transporter — translation MTDQAKNSPPRPGRDRRFAFRRACVGAFRESGQIALLAGPLIVSQVSQVAMGFTDTVMAGRIGATDLAAIALGSSLWLPVYLACVGLLMALSPTVAQIAGAGRLQRVGQVFRQGLWLGMFSGLVAFPLVRQLDALMVWINVDASVASLAGDYLDAVSWGMPAICVYLVFRFVSEGIGFTRPVMYIQLVALGLNFLGNDILMFGNFGAPALGAVGAGWASAIVMWLDALMIAAWLRLHPRYVPVQLFKRPSLPDRSELGRLVRLGLPMAAGIVIEVGLFSAVSLLMGSLGVEAVAAHQVALNYSGLMFMIPLGLSMALTIRVGHAVGSRDPDGVRRAGWTGVSMGAIAMSISAAVMLGVPDGIVSLYIRDEAVRMLAVSLLTMAAMFQVADGIQVCALGALRGMKDTVVPMWITFVSYWVVGLGLAYMLGIYFGLGPRGLWSGLVISLAVAAVLLSLRFYSLSRRDI, via the coding sequence GTGACAGACCAAGCCAAGAACAGTCCCCCCCGTCCGGGCCGGGACCGCCGGTTCGCTTTTCGGCGTGCCTGTGTAGGCGCCTTTCGCGAATCCGGGCAGATCGCATTGCTTGCCGGCCCGTTGATCGTCAGTCAGGTGTCGCAGGTGGCAATGGGTTTCACCGACACCGTGATGGCGGGAAGGATCGGCGCCACCGACCTCGCCGCGATCGCGCTTGGTTCGAGTCTGTGGCTTCCGGTGTACCTCGCCTGCGTCGGACTGCTGATGGCGCTGTCCCCCACGGTCGCCCAGATCGCTGGCGCAGGCCGGCTTCAGAGGGTGGGGCAGGTATTCCGCCAGGGCTTGTGGCTCGGGATGTTCTCGGGCCTTGTTGCCTTTCCCCTGGTGCGCCAGCTCGACGCACTGATGGTATGGATCAACGTCGACGCTTCCGTTGCCTCGCTTGCCGGGGACTACCTGGATGCAGTCTCCTGGGGCATGCCGGCGATCTGCGTGTATCTCGTCTTTCGTTTCGTCAGCGAGGGGATCGGTTTCACCCGGCCCGTCATGTATATCCAGCTCGTTGCGCTGGGCCTCAACTTCCTTGGGAATGATATCCTGATGTTCGGAAACTTCGGGGCGCCTGCGTTGGGTGCGGTAGGTGCCGGTTGGGCCTCGGCCATCGTGATGTGGTTGGATGCGCTGATGATCGCCGCCTGGCTCCGACTGCATCCGCGTTACGTCCCTGTGCAGTTGTTTAAACGTCCCTCACTGCCGGATCGCAGTGAACTCGGCAGGCTGGTGCGCCTGGGATTGCCTATGGCTGCCGGCATCGTGATCGAGGTCGGACTGTTTTCGGCCGTGTCGCTGCTGATGGGATCGCTGGGGGTGGAGGCGGTCGCGGCCCACCAGGTTGCCCTGAACTATTCAGGATTGATGTTCATGATTCCGCTTGGACTTTCCATGGCACTTACGATTCGGGTAGGACATGCGGTGGGGTCGAGAGACCCGGATGGGGTTCGACGCGCAGGATGGACAGGCGTGTCCATGGGCGCGATAGCCATGTCGATCTCGGCGGCCGTGATGCTCGGGGTTCCGGACGGCATCGTTTCCCTGTACATCCGGGACGAGGCGGTCCGCATGTTAGCGGTGAGCCTGCTCACCATGGCCGCGATGTTCCAGGTGGCCGACGGCATCCAGGTCTGCGCCCTGGGCGCCTTGCGCGGGATGAAGGATACCGTAGTCCCGATGTGGATCACGTTTGTGTCCTATTGGGTCGTCGGGTTGGGGCTCGCCTACATGCTCGGCATCTATTTCGGTCTCGGGCCGCGCGGACTCTGGAGCGGACTTGTCATCAGCCTTGCTGTGGCCGCCGTGCTGCTCAGTCTGCGGTTTTACAGTCTGAGTCGTCGAGACATCTGA
- the recQ gene encoding DNA helicase RecQ, with amino-acid sequence MTQDQMQRARETLQTVFGYDAFRHHQEEIVASLLRGRDVLTLMPTGGGKSLCYQIPAMLREGVGVVVSPLIALMHDQVDALRQLGIRAAYLNSTLSHDEMRDVEQEIAGRHLDLVYVAPERLLTERFLALLDGAPIALFAIDEAHCVSQWGHDFRKDYQQLRILHERYPNVPRIALTATADARTRREIIGQLGLEDAGLFVNSFDRPNIHYALAEGRNSREQLWRFLEHEHPADAGIVYCLSRKKVESVAEWLTRRGREALPYHAGLPDEARSRYQERFLREDGLIIVATVAFGMGIDKPDVRFVAHLNLPRSIEAYYQETGRAGRDGEPANAWMAYGLQDVITLRQMVQTGDAGEEYKRVSHHKLESMLGLCELATCRRQALLAYFGETLSQPCGRCDNCVAPPQTWDGTEAARKALSCVYRTGQRFGVNYVIDVLTGKADPRIHDNGHDRVSTFGIGADLSATEWRSVFRQLIARNYLEVDFDGYGALRLASACRPLLRGAERIELRKSAQPERSARPRLERTHETLRSFDRPVFEALRELRRSIAESQGVPPYVILHDSTLRELARTRPESGEAMREIRGIGERKLALYGEMFLKEIGRFPREDLTENALSATVNETLYLHTQGRDAQTIADERGLKVSTVYAHFAEAIEAGLLEARDVLPLGEDEITRIGHTLELLEAPVDRRIKPAYEALEEAYDYGILRCVLAGMVGVESDRARGLSQAVEKAT; translated from the coding sequence ATGACACAGGATCAGATGCAGCGAGCCAGGGAGACGCTCCAAACTGTCTTCGGCTACGACGCCTTCCGGCACCATCAGGAAGAGATCGTCGCATCGCTTCTTCGGGGCCGCGACGTGCTCACCCTGATGCCCACCGGCGGCGGCAAGTCCCTGTGCTACCAGATCCCGGCCATGCTTCGCGAGGGTGTGGGCGTGGTCGTCTCCCCCCTGATCGCGCTGATGCACGACCAGGTCGACGCGCTCAGGCAACTGGGAATCCGCGCGGCGTATCTGAACTCGACACTTTCACATGACGAAATGCGGGACGTGGAGCAGGAGATCGCCGGCAGACACCTCGACCTCGTCTACGTCGCCCCGGAGCGACTGCTGACCGAGCGGTTCCTGGCACTGCTGGACGGCGCCCCGATCGCGCTGTTCGCGATCGACGAGGCCCACTGCGTCTCTCAGTGGGGTCACGACTTTCGGAAGGATTATCAGCAGTTGCGGATCCTCCACGAACGATACCCAAATGTGCCGCGCATCGCGCTCACGGCGACGGCCGACGCGCGCACCCGCCGGGAAATCATCGGGCAACTCGGGCTCGAGGACGCCGGGTTGTTCGTTAACAGCTTCGACCGGCCCAATATCCACTATGCCCTGGCCGAGGGGCGCAACTCGAGGGAACAACTCTGGCGATTTCTGGAGCACGAACACCCCGCAGACGCCGGGATCGTCTATTGCCTGTCGCGGAAAAAGGTCGAATCGGTGGCGGAATGGCTGACCCGCCGGGGGCGCGAGGCACTGCCCTATCACGCGGGACTGCCGGACGAGGCCCGCTCCCGTTACCAGGAGCGGTTCCTGCGCGAGGACGGTCTGATCATCGTGGCGACCGTCGCCTTCGGTATGGGCATCGACAAACCGGATGTACGCTTCGTCGCGCACCTCAATCTCCCCCGCAGCATCGAGGCCTACTACCAGGAAACCGGGCGCGCCGGCCGGGACGGTGAACCGGCCAACGCCTGGATGGCCTACGGGCTGCAGGACGTCATCACCCTGCGCCAGATGGTCCAGACCGGGGATGCGGGCGAGGAATACAAACGCGTCTCGCATCACAAGCTGGAGTCCATGCTCGGGCTGTGCGAACTCGCCACCTGCCGCCGTCAGGCGCTGCTTGCCTACTTCGGGGAGACCCTGTCGCAACCCTGCGGGCGTTGCGACAACTGTGTCGCGCCCCCGCAGACCTGGGACGGCACGGAGGCGGCGCGCAAGGCCCTGTCCTGCGTCTACCGCACGGGACAACGCTTCGGAGTCAACTACGTCATCGACGTGCTGACGGGCAAGGCCGACCCCCGGATCCACGACAACGGCCACGACCGGGTCAGCACCTTCGGGATCGGTGCGGATCTGAGCGCGACGGAGTGGCGCAGTGTGTTTCGCCAACTGATCGCACGCAACTATCTCGAGGTCGATTTCGACGGCTACGGCGCGCTGCGACTCGCTTCCGCATGCCGCCCGCTGTTACGGGGTGCCGAGCGAATCGAACTGCGCAAATCCGCTCAGCCGGAACGTTCAGCGAGGCCTCGTTTGGAACGAACCCACGAGACGCTTCGCAGTTTCGATCGACCCGTATTCGAGGCATTACGCGAGCTGAGACGCTCGATCGCCGAGTCCCAGGGGGTTCCCCCCTACGTTATCCTGCACGACAGTACCTTGCGTGAACTGGCCCGCACGCGTCCCGAATCCGGCGAGGCCATGCGCGAAATTCGCGGTATCGGCGAACGGAAGCTCGCCCTGTATGGCGAGATGTTTCTCAAGGAGATCGGGAGGTTCCCGCGTGAGGACCTGACCGAGAACGCCTTGAGCGCCACCGTCAATGAAACGCTGTATCTCCACACACAGGGCAGAGACGCGCAGACGATCGCGGACGAACGCGGCCTCAAGGTCTCGACCGTCTACGCCCATTTCGCCGAGGCCATCGAGGCGGGACTGCTCGAGGCACGCGATGTCCTGCCGCTGGGGGAGGATGAGATCACGCGCATCGGCCATACCCTGGAATTGCTCGAGGCGCCCGTCGACCGCAGGATCAAGCCCGCCTACGAGGCCCTGGAGGAGGCCTACGACTACGGCATCCTGAGATGCGTCCTCGCCGGCATGGTCGGCGTCGAATCGGACAGGGCTCGCGGGCTATCGCAAGCTGTCGAGAAAGCCACATAG
- a CDS encoding DUF2058 domain-containing protein — translation MGNSLQDQLLKVGLIDEHQARDARKAKGKKDRKNRNKKAPAPDANAERIRKAQAEKAKRDRELNEQRAAREERKARAAQIAQLIEQNRMSRDDGDLPHQFVDGKKIRKIFVREAMRRDLLRGRLAVVKHRGRYEVVPADIAEKIRERDAASVMSTGHSGSDDDVGESYADYKVPDDLMW, via the coding sequence ATGGGAAACTCGTTGCAGGATCAGTTGCTGAAGGTGGGCCTGATCGACGAGCATCAGGCTAGGGACGCACGCAAGGCGAAGGGGAAGAAAGACAGGAAGAATCGGAACAAGAAGGCGCCGGCGCCAGATGCGAATGCGGAGCGGATACGAAAGGCGCAGGCGGAAAAGGCGAAACGCGACAGGGAACTGAACGAACAGCGCGCCGCCAGGGAGGAACGCAAGGCCAGGGCGGCGCAGATCGCTCAATTGATCGAGCAGAATCGGATGTCCAGGGATGATGGGGATCTGCCCCATCAGTTCGTGGACGGAAAGAAGATCAGAAAGATTTTCGTTCGGGAGGCCATGCGCCGCGATCTGCTCAGGGGTCGGCTGGCGGTCGTGAAGCACAGGGGCCGATACGAAGTCGTGCCGGCGGACATCGCGGAAAAGATCCGCGAACGCGACGCGGCCAGCGTCATGTCAACTGGACATTCCGGAAGCGACGACGATGTCGGCGAGTCATACGCGGATTACAAGGTCCCCGATGACCTGATGTGGTAA
- a CDS encoding DUF4010 domain-containing protein gives MTPQLLLQLFFQFGLAGLIGFLLGIEREMSAKNSDSIGGRDFVLFAIVGAAAAYVALHYDMPWLVPAAFVAVVVLVVSRYWKDDEQGPGITTEAAAVLTFLLGVLVMHGAREIAIALAILTFALLAHKREIKSFRAHIKSRDIQATLKFLVIAFIVLPVLPRESLDNYAEFQVGSLASVDASAGEVTIQLLEGHTLEPGDQVSIAPPSGEQIDGVRIVGEAGKRVVGKLPADFPQNLAAGANVYAPLGIEFVRVLLSAIKPYNLWLIVILVSLISFIGYILIKLMGSGIGVGLTGLVGGLISSTVTTLSFSRRSQERPELNRSFSVAILLASAMMFPRLLIEMFVVNQPLAISVALPLMLMGATGFAIAFLRFFRTQHSESKAGPVEFDNPFSLTAAVTFGLIFAAILMLTRTATHYLGDAWLPAVALISGLTDADAIAFSVSDAHQSEWISLRWASFNLVLGAIANTLMKLALVFFLAERSLFRSLVAPFAVIGGVGLITIFVYYGFVPGIG, from the coding sequence ATGACGCCGCAATTACTCCTGCAGCTGTTTTTCCAGTTCGGCCTGGCCGGCCTGATCGGCTTCCTGCTGGGAATCGAACGCGAGATGTCCGCCAAGAACTCGGACAGCATCGGCGGTCGCGATTTCGTCCTGTTCGCCATTGTCGGCGCAGCAGCCGCGTACGTGGCGCTGCACTACGACATGCCCTGGCTTGTCCCCGCAGCCTTTGTGGCGGTCGTCGTTCTCGTCGTTTCCCGTTATTGGAAGGACGACGAGCAAGGACCCGGGATCACTACCGAAGCCGCAGCAGTGCTGACCTTTCTGCTCGGCGTCCTGGTCATGCACGGTGCCAGGGAAATCGCGATTGCGCTGGCTATCCTGACCTTCGCCCTGCTCGCCCACAAACGGGAGATCAAGTCCTTCCGGGCACACATCAAGTCCCGTGATATTCAAGCGACGCTCAAGTTTCTCGTCATCGCCTTTATCGTGCTGCCGGTGCTTCCGCGTGAGTCGTTGGATAATTATGCGGAATTCCAGGTTGGAAGCCTGGCGAGCGTGGACGCGTCCGCCGGCGAGGTGACGATCCAGCTGCTGGAAGGACACACCCTGGAGCCGGGGGACCAGGTCAGCATTGCTCCACCGTCGGGAGAACAAATAGACGGGGTGCGGATCGTCGGAGAAGCCGGAAAGCGTGTCGTCGGCAAACTTCCCGCCGATTTTCCGCAGAACCTGGCAGCAGGCGCCAACGTATACGCCCCTCTCGGCATCGAGTTCGTTCGCGTACTGCTCTCGGCCATCAAGCCGTACAATCTCTGGCTAATCGTCATCCTGGTGTCCCTGATAAGCTTCATCGGCTACATCCTGATCAAGCTCATGGGTAGCGGGATCGGGGTAGGCCTCACCGGTCTGGTGGGCGGCCTGATCTCCAGCACCGTCACCACCCTCAGCTTCTCGCGGCGCAGCCAGGAGCGACCTGAGCTCAACCGCAGCTTCAGCGTCGCCATCCTGCTCGCGTCGGCGATGATGTTTCCACGCCTCCTGATAGAAATGTTCGTGGTCAATCAGCCACTGGCGATAAGCGTCGCACTTCCCCTCATGCTGATGGGGGCGACTGGATTCGCCATCGCCTTCCTGCGCTTCTTCCGCACCCAACATTCGGAGAGCAAGGCAGGACCGGTAGAGTTCGACAACCCTTTCAGTCTCACCGCAGCCGTCACCTTCGGTCTGATCTTCGCCGCCATCCTGATGCTCACGCGCACGGCGACGCACTACCTTGGGGACGCCTGGCTCCCTGCCGTCGCTCTGATCAGCGGACTTACGGACGCCGATGCCATCGCGTTCTCGGTCAGCGACGCGCACCAATCCGAGTGGATTTCGCTGCGGTGGGCGAGCTTTAATCTGGTGCTCGGTGCGATCGCCAATACCTTGATGAAGCTGGCGCTCGTGTTCTTCCTGGCAGAACGCAGTCTCTTCCGCAGCCTGGTGGCCCCCTTCGCCGTCATAGGGGGTGTGGGACTGATCACCATTTTCGTCTACTACGGCTTCGTGCCCGGAATAGGATGA